The genomic segment GTCATGCAGGCGGATGAGTTCGACCTCGAACCCTGACTTATTCACGGCCTCCAGGCACAACTGCGCCAGAACGGCACTGTTGCCCTGCCTCCTGTGCGAACCTACTATCCCCAGCACTTTGGCCATGTTAGCTCTCCCCTTTCTATTAGGAAACGCGGCTTACAAAGCGGCCTCGAGCTGGGCAATGAGCTCGGGCAGCACCCTGCGGGCATCGCCGACGATCCCCACATCGCACATTTCAAACAGCGGGGCGGCCGGGTCATTATTGATGCACACGATGGCTCCCGCCTTGTCAAAGCCCGTGGTGTAGTGCGGCTGCCCCGAGGCTCCCACGCTGATGAACAGCCTGGGCGAGACTGTTTTCCCGCTGACCCCGATCATCCTTGATTCCTCAACCCAGCCGCAGTCGACAAGCGGGCGGGTTCCGCCGATCTCGGCCTTGAGCGTTTTGGCCAGCTGCTTGAGAAGGTCCAGTGACCCGGCGCTTCTCATGCCCCAGCCTCCGGCTACCACCACTTCCGCCGTTTCCAGGCCGTCGGAAGCGGCTTCATCGTGAACCTCCTCCACGGCCCGTATTTTTAAGAGTTCTTCTTTTACGGTCACGGGGACTTTTATCACCTGGGCCAAAGACTCGCTGGAAATCTCCGCCGCCTCGCAGATGCCGGAACGGACCGTGGCCATCTGCGGCCTTTTTTCGGGGCAAATGATTTTGACCATGAAGTTGCCGCCCCAGCCGGGCAGGGAATGAACAACGATCTTCTTCCCGTCGATTTCTTCCAAGTCCAGGTCAACGCAGTGCGCCGTAAGCCCTGTCTCCAGCTTGGCCGCCACCCGTGAAGCCAGGTCGGCCCCGATGCTGCTGCTGCTGAACCACATGATCTCCGGCTTTTCCTCCCTGGCCCAGCCGGCAAGCAGGTCGGCATAGAGGAGCGGCTGGTACATTTCCAGGCTGGGGTGGTCAAAAGCGTAGACCTTTGTCACTCCAGTACCCGCCAGGTCCCGCGCGACTTTGTCCAGCCGGTTCCCGCACACCAGGACGGCTGTTTCTGCTCCAAGCCCGGCCGCTATTTGTTTGGCCTTGTTTATCTTCTCCAGCGAATACTTCTTTACGTTTCCCTGGAAATGTTCCGCAAAAACGCAAACTGCTCCGCTGCTCATTTATATCTTCCCTCCATTCCTTGACATATAAGTAACATCAAAGTGCTCCGACTTTTTTCAGGTGCTCGATGGCCTTTTTGACCGAGTCCGCCGGTTCGCCCGTAAGGATCAGGGCTTTACGGCCTCCTTTGACTTCGGTCATCCCCTGCACCCTTGTCGGGGAACCCTCCAGGGCGTTAGGCGCCAAAAGGCGTATTTTATCCGCGGTGATCATTTTCAGGTCGTACTTTACGGCCTTCATAATTCCCGGCACAGTCATGTTCCTGGGAACGCCCGCGTGTTTGTTTACCGCGATCACCACCGGCAGCTGCGCCTGGTAGACGGCATAGCCGGTTTCTCTGGTCGTTTTGGCCTTCAATTTACCGTTTTCCAAGGCTATTTCCTGGACATGGGCCAGGTGCGGGTATCCCAGGTACTCGGCAAGCTGGGCCGGGACTTGGCCGGTGGAGCCGTCCACCGCGAAGTCCCCGCAGACGACCAGGTCAAAGCTGGCTATTTCTTTTAAGCCCTTGGCCAGTATCTCGGCGGTCAGAAGGCTGTCGGCGCCGGCAAACTTCCTGTCGGTAAGCAAAACTGCCTCATCGGCCCCCATGGCCAGGGCCACTTCCAGGGCTTCCCTGGCCGGCGGCGGGCCCATGCTTACCGCCGTTACGCTCCCTCCGTATTTATCCTTGAAGGAAAGGGCCACTTCCAGGGCATGGCGGTCCAGCGGGTTGACAACCGAAGGGATGCCGGTCCTGATGATCGTTCCCGTCTTGGGGTCAAGCTTGACCCTGGAAAAGTAATCAGGGTGTGGTACATGTTTTACACATACCGCAATTTTATATGACATAATTCTCCCCACCTTCCTTTTTCCCTTACTTCTTATGTCCAGGCAGTCCTAGTCCCTGTCCTGCGCCAGAGCGATCGTGTTGCGCATGATGTTGTCGGCGCCGGCGGCGGATACCATGTCTAAAGCGGTATGGAGCCTGCCGATGATTTTAAATTCTTCCGTGGTGCCGTAACCGCCATGTATTTCGATGGCTTTGTAGCAGTTGTAGACCGCGGTTTCCGAGGCGACCAGCTTGGCCATGGCCCCTTCGCGCGCGCAGTCCCGGGCTTTAATGCCCTGGTCAAGCAGCCAGGCAAACCTGTAGCATAAAAGCTTGGCCTGCTCGACCCTGGTGTCCATGTCCGCCAGCATGTGGCGCACGGAACTGATGTCCAGGAGGCGCTGCTTGCCGCCGATCATTCTTTCTTTGGCGTATTTCCTGGCAACGTCGTAAGCCCAACGGGCGATCCCCAGGCAGGTGCCGGCTCCCCCATGACGCCCCACGGCGCCGATCCCGTCCAGAAGCGGCCCCAGCCCCTTGCCCTCGGCCCCGATCCGGTTGGCCACCGGCACCTTCATGTCTTCGAAGATGATCTCGTCAACCGGGGAAACCGAGGATACTCCGGCCATCGTTTCCCTCCTGCCGGCCAAACGCCCCGGCATGTCTTTTTCCACCGCCAGGCAGTGGATCTTATCCCCTTCGCGGGCCGAAATGAGTACGACGTGGGAATCCTTGC from the Peptococcaceae bacterium genome contains:
- a CDS encoding electron transfer flavoprotein subunit alpha/FixB family protein; translation: MSSGAVCVFAEHFQGNVKKYSLEKINKAKQIAAGLGAETAVLVCGNRLDKVARDLAGTGVTKVYAFDHPSLEMYQPLLYADLLAGWAREEKPEIMWFSSSSIGADLASRVAAKLETGLTAHCVDLDLEEIDGKKIVVHSLPGWGGNFMVKIICPEKRPQMATVRSGICEAAEISSESLAQVIKVPVTVKEELLKIRAVEEVHDEAASDGLETAEVVVAGGWGMRSAGSLDLLKQLAKTLKAEIGGTRPLVDCGWVEESRMIGVSGKTVSPRLFISVGASGQPHYTTGFDKAGAIVCINNDPAAPLFEMCDVGIVGDARRVLPELIAQLEAAL
- a CDS encoding electron transfer flavoprotein subunit beta/FixA family protein, translated to MSYKIAVCVKHVPHPDYFSRVKLDPKTGTIIRTGIPSVVNPLDRHALEVALSFKDKYGGSVTAVSMGPPPAREALEVALAMGADEAVLLTDRKFAGADSLLTAEILAKGLKEIASFDLVVCGDFAVDGSTGQVPAQLAEYLGYPHLAHVQEIALENGKLKAKTTRETGYAVYQAQLPVVIAVNKHAGVPRNMTVPGIMKAVKYDLKMITADKIRLLAPNALEGSPTRVQGMTEVKGGRKALILTGEPADSVKKAIEHLKKVGAL
- a CDS encoding acyl-CoA dehydrogenase family protein, with the translated sequence MDFAEGRALQMLREMCREFAEKEVLPYIDELKKKPEFPYHITKRMGDLGLIGLTIGEKYGGNMMGHVAAMVAIEELAYHYPSLGTHLRGYRLVPQVIEHHGNEEQKERFLPRLARGEIMGSLATTEASGGSAPNVCATTCRREGDYYIVNGRKVMITRGKDSHVVLISAREGDKIHCLAVEKDMPGRLAGRRETMAGVSSVSPVDEIIFEDMKVPVANRIGAEGKGLGPLLDGIGAVGRHGGAGTCLGIARWAYDVARKYAKERMIGGKQRLLDISSVRHMLADMDTRVEQAKLLCYRFAWLLDQGIKARDCAREGAMAKLVASETAVYNCYKAIEIHGGYGTTEEFKIIGRLHTALDMVSAAGADNIMRNTIALAQDRD